A single window of Nicotiana sylvestris chromosome 3, ASM39365v2, whole genome shotgun sequence DNA harbors:
- the LOC104242536 gene encoding WEB family protein At5g55860-like isoform X1: MGEIDTKSIESVQAALSLFGEKSSDKKKNRFTSCINEMEKEKDIGSVLKDLANLKIQVEAKDSAHKQALVKLDHHENTADELCSLLMSSELEKEIYMIECRGLRIHVVELESRIQEMADQMLEPVKMREQLSHAIGELNATQGELLVAERELVAARDAKLEALTQVEVMESALSTEKLKTEELLRNVSKLNETVLQAEENTTLLYEREEELELEAANAKEEVEFMRNQLEMMQDLENELLDKSALIDSLRIELQQVNELHVSSEKATFDAVSEVKKLKDDMELQERKNWDQSGYISLLESELRQLKGELNKANQEAARANADVGTISIELEQFKKEMVETREKESEAQVEIAFLQSELHKGRSKIAAAEVADSVAKSEKSALHLALQQLALEAEEAKKENKRLKEASKDSEETQNEESEEPKEKAKAYITIPREEYEQLIKKKEPVYDEPNEIQALKKELKTATVKISELRTRAEQAISRAEAAEKGKATLEDQIKRWKEHKERKKAALAALREESISREITEYKADITPKTLQPLGKVLKMKF, translated from the exons ATGGGAGAGATTGATACAAAATCAATTGAATCGGTGCAAGCCGCACTTTCTTTGTTTGGAGAGAAATCAAGTgacaagaagaaaaacagatTCACTTCATGTATCAAT GAGATGGAGAAAGAAAAAGATATAGGAAGTGTGTTAAAAGACTTGGCAAACCTGAAAATTCAAGTTGAGGCGAAGGATTCTGCACACAAGCAAGCACTAGTTAAGCTAGACCATCACGAAAACACAGCTGATGAACTCTGCTCCCTGCTAATGAGCTCTGAACTCGAGAAGGAGATTTACATGATTGAATGTAGAGGATTGAGGATTCATGTAGTTGAGCTTGAGTCACGGATTCAGGAGATGGCTGACCAAATGTTGGAGCCTGTTAAGATGCGAGAACAGCTATCACACGCCATCGGTGAGTTGAACGCAACACAAGGAGAATTACTTGTTGCAGAAAGAGAATTAGTGGCCGCAAGAGATGCTAAGCTTGAAGCCTTGACACAAGTAGAAGTGATGGAATCTGCTTTGAGCACCGAAAAGTTAAAGACTGAAGAGCTATTGAGGAATGTGTCAAAGCTCAATGAGACTGTTTTGCAGGCAGAAGAAAACACTACACTTTTGTATGAGAGAGAGGAAGAGTTGGAATTAGAGGCTGCAAATGCGAAGGAAGAAGTAGAATTTATGAGAAATCAATTGGAAATGATGCAGGATTTAGAGAATGAGCTATTGGACAAGTCTGCACTTATTGATTCATTGAGAATAGAACTCCAACAAGTAAATGAGCTTCACGTGTCTTCTGAGAAAGCCACTTTTGATGCTGTTAGTGAGGTGAAAAAATTAAAAGACGATATGGAATTACAAGAGAGAAAGAATTGGGATCAATCTGGCTATATAAGTTTATTGGAGTCAGAACTAAGGCAATTAAAGGGAGAACTCAACAAAGCCAACCAAGAGGCTGCTCGCGCCAATGCAGATGTTGGAACGATTAGCATTGAGTTGGAGCAGTTTAAAAAGGAAATGGTTGAGACAAGAGAAAAGGAATCCGAAGCACAAGTTGAGATAGCATTTCTACAATCTGAGCTTCATAAAGGGAGGTCAAAAATTGCAGCAGCCGAGGTTGCTGATTCAGTAGCCAAGAGTGAGAAATCAGCTTTACATCTAGCACTTCAGCAGCTAGCCTTAGAAGCTGAAGAGgccaaaaaagaaaacaagagacTAAAAGAAGCAAGTAAAGATTCTGAAGAAACACaaaatgaagaatcagaagagcCAAAAGAAAAGGCTAAGGCCTATATAACAATACCAAGGGAGGAGTATGAGCAGTTGATCAAGAAGAAGGAGCCAGTTTATGATGAACCAAATGAAATTCAAGCATTAAAGAAAGAACTAAAAACAGCAACAGTGAAAATTAGCGAGTTAAGGACGAGAGCTGAACAGGCGATAAGCAGAGCTGAGGCAGCTGAAAAGGGTAAAGCTACACTTGAGGATCAGATAAAGAGGTGGAAAGAACACAAGGAAAGAAAAAAGGCTGCATTGGCAGCACTTAGAGAGGAGTCAATTTCCAGAGAAATTACTGAATACAAGGCTGATATCACTCCTAAAACATTACAACCTCTTGGTAAGGTTCTCAAGATGAAGTTCTAG
- the LOC104242536 gene encoding WEB family protein At5g55860-like isoform X2 — protein sequence MEKEKDIGSVLKDLANLKIQVEAKDSAHKQALVKLDHHENTADELCSLLMSSELEKEIYMIECRGLRIHVVELESRIQEMADQMLEPVKMREQLSHAIGELNATQGELLVAERELVAARDAKLEALTQVEVMESALSTEKLKTEELLRNVSKLNETVLQAEENTTLLYEREEELELEAANAKEEVEFMRNQLEMMQDLENELLDKSALIDSLRIELQQVNELHVSSEKATFDAVSEVKKLKDDMELQERKNWDQSGYISLLESELRQLKGELNKANQEAARANADVGTISIELEQFKKEMVETREKESEAQVEIAFLQSELHKGRSKIAAAEVADSVAKSEKSALHLALQQLALEAEEAKKENKRLKEASKDSEETQNEESEEPKEKAKAYITIPREEYEQLIKKKEPVYDEPNEIQALKKELKTATVKISELRTRAEQAISRAEAAEKGKATLEDQIKRWKEHKERKKAALAALREESISREITEYKADITPKTLQPLGKVLKMKF from the coding sequence ATGGAGAAAGAAAAAGATATAGGAAGTGTGTTAAAAGACTTGGCAAACCTGAAAATTCAAGTTGAGGCGAAGGATTCTGCACACAAGCAAGCACTAGTTAAGCTAGACCATCACGAAAACACAGCTGATGAACTCTGCTCCCTGCTAATGAGCTCTGAACTCGAGAAGGAGATTTACATGATTGAATGTAGAGGATTGAGGATTCATGTAGTTGAGCTTGAGTCACGGATTCAGGAGATGGCTGACCAAATGTTGGAGCCTGTTAAGATGCGAGAACAGCTATCACACGCCATCGGTGAGTTGAACGCAACACAAGGAGAATTACTTGTTGCAGAAAGAGAATTAGTGGCCGCAAGAGATGCTAAGCTTGAAGCCTTGACACAAGTAGAAGTGATGGAATCTGCTTTGAGCACCGAAAAGTTAAAGACTGAAGAGCTATTGAGGAATGTGTCAAAGCTCAATGAGACTGTTTTGCAGGCAGAAGAAAACACTACACTTTTGTATGAGAGAGAGGAAGAGTTGGAATTAGAGGCTGCAAATGCGAAGGAAGAAGTAGAATTTATGAGAAATCAATTGGAAATGATGCAGGATTTAGAGAATGAGCTATTGGACAAGTCTGCACTTATTGATTCATTGAGAATAGAACTCCAACAAGTAAATGAGCTTCACGTGTCTTCTGAGAAAGCCACTTTTGATGCTGTTAGTGAGGTGAAAAAATTAAAAGACGATATGGAATTACAAGAGAGAAAGAATTGGGATCAATCTGGCTATATAAGTTTATTGGAGTCAGAACTAAGGCAATTAAAGGGAGAACTCAACAAAGCCAACCAAGAGGCTGCTCGCGCCAATGCAGATGTTGGAACGATTAGCATTGAGTTGGAGCAGTTTAAAAAGGAAATGGTTGAGACAAGAGAAAAGGAATCCGAAGCACAAGTTGAGATAGCATTTCTACAATCTGAGCTTCATAAAGGGAGGTCAAAAATTGCAGCAGCCGAGGTTGCTGATTCAGTAGCCAAGAGTGAGAAATCAGCTTTACATCTAGCACTTCAGCAGCTAGCCTTAGAAGCTGAAGAGgccaaaaaagaaaacaagagacTAAAAGAAGCAAGTAAAGATTCTGAAGAAACACaaaatgaagaatcagaagagcCAAAAGAAAAGGCTAAGGCCTATATAACAATACCAAGGGAGGAGTATGAGCAGTTGATCAAGAAGAAGGAGCCAGTTTATGATGAACCAAATGAAATTCAAGCATTAAAGAAAGAACTAAAAACAGCAACAGTGAAAATTAGCGAGTTAAGGACGAGAGCTGAACAGGCGATAAGCAGAGCTGAGGCAGCTGAAAAGGGTAAAGCTACACTTGAGGATCAGATAAAGAGGTGGAAAGAACACAAGGAAAGAAAAAAGGCTGCATTGGCAGCACTTAGAGAGGAGTCAATTTCCAGAGAAATTACTGAATACAAGGCTGATATCACTCCTAAAACATTACAACCTCTTGGTAAGGTTCTCAAGATGAAGTTCTAG